In a genomic window of Brassica rapa cultivar Chiifu-401-42 chromosome A10, CAAS_Brap_v3.01, whole genome shotgun sequence:
- the LOC103845438 gene encoding uncharacterized protein LOC103845438 isoform X3, translating to MEEALAASLSTRSRAPQRPPSPPVVARCEGNSRGRGNTHETVTSVRRDDRNPNSKVGNASGSVRPSPGVTVLPAQSVAVGEGSSKVSGVKGSFRGDLMYRLYFKGLVSEETGTGKGKVSDVAAGFGVAICDQRDTLLFESKGQLVGRGANRQGAEIQALTIGLTEAWELGIKHVAIFCDSFPIFQYVRRSWTPKQKKIAMLMDDLKLIRQQFSFTQAVLVAGNEVKYAYKLARESIVSQATPQDNPRQAKVAARKEECLICFNDIDPERMFSIGKCSHRFCFQCVKQHVEVKLLHGMIPNCPHDKCKSEMVIDACGKLLTPKLGEMWKQRIKENAIPVTERVYCPYLKCSALMSKTKISESAKSLQSAYPASGVRRCVECRGLFCVDCKVPWHGKLSCAEYKKLHPNPPADDVKLKSLANNKMWRQCGKCQHMIELSQGCNHITCRCGHEFCYNCGGGWNKITGTCAKQCPTWDEAYIMRQDPAPARVYVLPNNYFDDYDEDEYDEDEYDDYEADEDFGYGYGDFPFNLEHHMNDVNPEAPFDLPDEEEEEEEEEDEEVEEEEEEEEVEEEEEDEEVEEEEEEEEEEEDEEVEEEEEDEEVEEDEEVDDCPSFGTDEEYDIVYDSDGYESEDYY from the exons ATGGAGGAGGCGCTCGCAGCTTCTCTCTCTACCCGATCTCGTGCTCCACAGCGCCCACCGTCGCCTCCCGTCGTCGCTAGGTGTGAAGGTAACTCGAGGGGAAGAGGGAATACCCACGAGACGGTCACTAGCGTACGGAGAGACGATCGAAACCCTAACAGTAAAGTAGGTAATGCTTCTGGTTCTGTGAGACCTTCTCCGGGAGTTACTGTTCTCCCGGCGCAATCAGTCGCCGTCGGGGAGGGGAGCTCGAAGGTTAGTGGCGTAAAGGGGAGTTTCAGGGGAGACTTGATGTATAGACTTTACTTCAAGGGTTTGGTGAGCGAGGAGACTGGGACTGGGAAGGGGAAGGTGAGTGACGTGGCGGCTGGGTTTGGGGTTGCTATTTGCGACCAGAGGGATACTCTGTTgtttgagtccaagggacagcTTGTTGGCCGTGGCGCGAATCGCCAGGGAGCGGAGATTCAGGCGTTGACAATAGGGTTGACCGAAGCATGGGAGCTGGGGATCAAACATGTTGCTATCTTCTGCGATTCTTTTCCCATCTTCCAATAC GTCAGGAGAAGCTGGACGCCTAAGCAAAAAAAGATTGCCATGCTAATGGATGATTTGAAACTGATCAGGCAACAATTCTCGTTTACTCAAGCTGTTCTGGTGGCTGGAAATGAAGTGAAATATGCTTATAAACTCGCTAGGGAGTCCATTGTTTCGCAAGCAACCCCTCAAGACAACCCCCGCCAAGCTAAAGTAGCTGCTAGGAAAGAAGAGTGTCTTATCTGTTTTAACGATATCGATCCTGAGCGCATGTTTTCTATCGGCAAATGCAGTCATCGGTTTTGCTTTCAGTGTGTGAAGCAACATGTAGAGGTGAAGCTGCTTCACGGAATGATTCCGAATTGTCCTCATGATAAATGCAAGTCTGAGATGGTGATCGATGCGTGTGGCAAGCTTTTGACTCCGAAATTGGGTGAAATGTGGAAGCAAAGGATCAAGGAGAACGCAATACCTGTCACCGAGAGAGTTTACTGTCCTTACCTGAAGTGTTCGGCTTTGATGTCCAAAACCAAGATATCTGAATCGGCCAAGAGCTTACAGTCTGCTTACCCTGCATCTGGAGTCAGGAGATGTGTCGAATGTCGTGGCCTTTTCTGTGTGGACTGTAAAGTCCCGTGGCATGGGAAGCTGTCATGCGCCGAGTACAAAAAACTGCATCCTAATCCTCCAGCAGATGATGTGAAGCTAAAGTCTCTGGCGAATAATAAAATGTGGCGCCAATGTGGTAAGTGCCAGCACATGATTGAACTTAGTCAAGGATGCAATCACATAACTTGCAG ATGTGGGCATGAGTTTTGCTACAACTGTGGAGGAGGATGGAACAAAATAACAGGGACTTGTGCTAAGCAATGCCCGACCTGGGACGAAGCATACATCATGCGTCAAGATCCAGCTCCAGCGCGTGTGTATGTGTTGCCTAACAACTACTTTGATGATTATGATGAGGATGAATATGATGAGGATGAATATGATGATTATGAAGCTGATGAAGATTTTGGTTACGGCTATGGTGACTTCCCCTTTAATTTGGAGCACCATATGAATGATGTTAATCCTGAAGCGCCCTTTGATCTGCCAGATG aagaagaagaagaagaagaagaagaagatgaggaagtggaagaagaagaagaagaagaggaagtggaagaagaagaagaagatgaggaagtggaagaagaagaagaagaagaagaagaagaagaagatgaggaagtggaagaagaagaagaagatgaggaagtggaagaaGATGAGGAAGTGGACGACTGCCCTTCCTTTGGAACTGATGAAGAGTACGATATAGTATATGACTCGGACGGCTATGAAAGCGAGGATTACTATTGA
- the LOC103845438 gene encoding uncharacterized protein LOC103845438 isoform X1, with protein MEEALAASLSTRSRAPQRPPSPPVVARCEGNSRGRGNTHETVTSVRRDDRNPNSKVGNASGSVRPSPGVTVLPAQSVAVGEGSSKVSGVKGSFRGDLMYRLYFKGLVSEETGTGKGKVSDVAAGFGVAICDQRDTLLFESKGQLVGRGANRQGAEIQALTIGLTEAWELGIKHVAIFCDSFPIFQYVRRSWTPKQKKIAMLMDDLKLIRQQFSFTQAVLVAGNEVKYAYKLARESIVSQATPQDNPRQAKVAARKEECLICFNDIDPERMFSIGKCSHRFCFQCVKQHVEVKLLHGMIPNCPHDKCKSEMVIDACGKLLTPKLGEMWKQRIKENAIPVTERVYCPYLKCSALMSKTKISESAKSLQSAYPASGVRRCVECRGLFCVDCKVPWHGKLSCAEYKKLHPNPPADDVKLKSLANNKMWRQCGKCQHMIELSQGCNHITCRCGHEFCYNCGGGWNKITGTCAKQCPTWDEAYIMRQDPAPARVYVLPNNYFDDYDEDEYDEDEYDDYEADEDFGYGYGDFPFNLEHHMNDVNPEAPFDLPDEEEEEEEEEEEEEEEDEEVEEEEEEEEVEEEEEDEEVEEEEEEEEEEEDEEVEEEEEDEEVEEDEEVDDCPSFGTDEEYDIVYDSDGYESEDYY; from the exons ATGGAGGAGGCGCTCGCAGCTTCTCTCTCTACCCGATCTCGTGCTCCACAGCGCCCACCGTCGCCTCCCGTCGTCGCTAGGTGTGAAGGTAACTCGAGGGGAAGAGGGAATACCCACGAGACGGTCACTAGCGTACGGAGAGACGATCGAAACCCTAACAGTAAAGTAGGTAATGCTTCTGGTTCTGTGAGACCTTCTCCGGGAGTTACTGTTCTCCCGGCGCAATCAGTCGCCGTCGGGGAGGGGAGCTCGAAGGTTAGTGGCGTAAAGGGGAGTTTCAGGGGAGACTTGATGTATAGACTTTACTTCAAGGGTTTGGTGAGCGAGGAGACTGGGACTGGGAAGGGGAAGGTGAGTGACGTGGCGGCTGGGTTTGGGGTTGCTATTTGCGACCAGAGGGATACTCTGTTgtttgagtccaagggacagcTTGTTGGCCGTGGCGCGAATCGCCAGGGAGCGGAGATTCAGGCGTTGACAATAGGGTTGACCGAAGCATGGGAGCTGGGGATCAAACATGTTGCTATCTTCTGCGATTCTTTTCCCATCTTCCAATAC GTCAGGAGAAGCTGGACGCCTAAGCAAAAAAAGATTGCCATGCTAATGGATGATTTGAAACTGATCAGGCAACAATTCTCGTTTACTCAAGCTGTTCTGGTGGCTGGAAATGAAGTGAAATATGCTTATAAACTCGCTAGGGAGTCCATTGTTTCGCAAGCAACCCCTCAAGACAACCCCCGCCAAGCTAAAGTAGCTGCTAGGAAAGAAGAGTGTCTTATCTGTTTTAACGATATCGATCCTGAGCGCATGTTTTCTATCGGCAAATGCAGTCATCGGTTTTGCTTTCAGTGTGTGAAGCAACATGTAGAGGTGAAGCTGCTTCACGGAATGATTCCGAATTGTCCTCATGATAAATGCAAGTCTGAGATGGTGATCGATGCGTGTGGCAAGCTTTTGACTCCGAAATTGGGTGAAATGTGGAAGCAAAGGATCAAGGAGAACGCAATACCTGTCACCGAGAGAGTTTACTGTCCTTACCTGAAGTGTTCGGCTTTGATGTCCAAAACCAAGATATCTGAATCGGCCAAGAGCTTACAGTCTGCTTACCCTGCATCTGGAGTCAGGAGATGTGTCGAATGTCGTGGCCTTTTCTGTGTGGACTGTAAAGTCCCGTGGCATGGGAAGCTGTCATGCGCCGAGTACAAAAAACTGCATCCTAATCCTCCAGCAGATGATGTGAAGCTAAAGTCTCTGGCGAATAATAAAATGTGGCGCCAATGTGGTAAGTGCCAGCACATGATTGAACTTAGTCAAGGATGCAATCACATAACTTGCAG ATGTGGGCATGAGTTTTGCTACAACTGTGGAGGAGGATGGAACAAAATAACAGGGACTTGTGCTAAGCAATGCCCGACCTGGGACGAAGCATACATCATGCGTCAAGATCCAGCTCCAGCGCGTGTGTATGTGTTGCCTAACAACTACTTTGATGATTATGATGAGGATGAATATGATGAGGATGAATATGATGATTATGAAGCTGATGAAGATTTTGGTTACGGCTATGGTGACTTCCCCTTTAATTTGGAGCACCATATGAATGATGTTAATCCTGAAGCGCCCTTTGATCTGCCAGATG aagaagaagaagaagaagaagaagaagaagaagaagaagaagaagatgaggaagtggaagaagaagaagaagaagaggaagtggaagaagaagaagaagatgaggaagtggaagaagaagaagaagaagaagaagaagaagaagatgaggaagtggaagaagaagaagaagatgaggaagtggaagaaGATGAGGAAGTGGACGACTGCCCTTCCTTTGGAACTGATGAAGAGTACGATATAGTATATGACTCGGACGGCTATGAAAGCGAGGATTACTATTGA
- the LOC103845438 gene encoding uncharacterized protein LOC103845438 isoform X2 yields MEEALAASLSTRSRAPQRPPSPPVVARCEGNSRGRGNTHETVTSVRRDDRNPNSKVGNASGSVRPSPGVTVLPAQSVAVGEGSSKVSGVKGSFRGDLMYRLYFKGLVSEETGTGKGKVSDVAAGFGVAICDQRDTLLFESKGQLVGRGANRQGAEIQALTIGLTEAWELGIKHVAIFCDSFPIFQYVRRSWTPKQKKIAMLMDDLKLIRQQFSFTQAVLVAGNEVKYAYKLARESIVSQATPQDNPRQAKVAARKEECLICFNDIDPERMFSIGKCSHRFCFQCVKQHVEVKLLHGMIPNCPHDKCKSEMVIDACGKLLTPKLGEMWKQRIKENAIPVTERVYCPYLKCSALMSKTKISESAKSLQSAYPASGVRRCVECRGLFCVDCKVPWHGKLSCAEYKKLHPNPPADDVKLKSLANNKMWRQCGKCQHMIELSQGCNHITCRCGHEFCYNCGGGWNKITGTCAKQCPTWDEAYIMRQDPAPARVYVLPNNYFDDYDEDEYDEDEYDDYEADEDFGYGYGDFPFNLEHHMNDVNPEAPFDLPDEEEEEEEEEEEEEEDEEVEEEEEEEEVEEEEEDEEVEEEEEEEEEEEDEEVEEEEEDEEVEEDEEVDDCPSFGTDEEYDIVYDSDGYESEDYY; encoded by the exons ATGGAGGAGGCGCTCGCAGCTTCTCTCTCTACCCGATCTCGTGCTCCACAGCGCCCACCGTCGCCTCCCGTCGTCGCTAGGTGTGAAGGTAACTCGAGGGGAAGAGGGAATACCCACGAGACGGTCACTAGCGTACGGAGAGACGATCGAAACCCTAACAGTAAAGTAGGTAATGCTTCTGGTTCTGTGAGACCTTCTCCGGGAGTTACTGTTCTCCCGGCGCAATCAGTCGCCGTCGGGGAGGGGAGCTCGAAGGTTAGTGGCGTAAAGGGGAGTTTCAGGGGAGACTTGATGTATAGACTTTACTTCAAGGGTTTGGTGAGCGAGGAGACTGGGACTGGGAAGGGGAAGGTGAGTGACGTGGCGGCTGGGTTTGGGGTTGCTATTTGCGACCAGAGGGATACTCTGTTgtttgagtccaagggacagcTTGTTGGCCGTGGCGCGAATCGCCAGGGAGCGGAGATTCAGGCGTTGACAATAGGGTTGACCGAAGCATGGGAGCTGGGGATCAAACATGTTGCTATCTTCTGCGATTCTTTTCCCATCTTCCAATAC GTCAGGAGAAGCTGGACGCCTAAGCAAAAAAAGATTGCCATGCTAATGGATGATTTGAAACTGATCAGGCAACAATTCTCGTTTACTCAAGCTGTTCTGGTGGCTGGAAATGAAGTGAAATATGCTTATAAACTCGCTAGGGAGTCCATTGTTTCGCAAGCAACCCCTCAAGACAACCCCCGCCAAGCTAAAGTAGCTGCTAGGAAAGAAGAGTGTCTTATCTGTTTTAACGATATCGATCCTGAGCGCATGTTTTCTATCGGCAAATGCAGTCATCGGTTTTGCTTTCAGTGTGTGAAGCAACATGTAGAGGTGAAGCTGCTTCACGGAATGATTCCGAATTGTCCTCATGATAAATGCAAGTCTGAGATGGTGATCGATGCGTGTGGCAAGCTTTTGACTCCGAAATTGGGTGAAATGTGGAAGCAAAGGATCAAGGAGAACGCAATACCTGTCACCGAGAGAGTTTACTGTCCTTACCTGAAGTGTTCGGCTTTGATGTCCAAAACCAAGATATCTGAATCGGCCAAGAGCTTACAGTCTGCTTACCCTGCATCTGGAGTCAGGAGATGTGTCGAATGTCGTGGCCTTTTCTGTGTGGACTGTAAAGTCCCGTGGCATGGGAAGCTGTCATGCGCCGAGTACAAAAAACTGCATCCTAATCCTCCAGCAGATGATGTGAAGCTAAAGTCTCTGGCGAATAATAAAATGTGGCGCCAATGTGGTAAGTGCCAGCACATGATTGAACTTAGTCAAGGATGCAATCACATAACTTGCAG ATGTGGGCATGAGTTTTGCTACAACTGTGGAGGAGGATGGAACAAAATAACAGGGACTTGTGCTAAGCAATGCCCGACCTGGGACGAAGCATACATCATGCGTCAAGATCCAGCTCCAGCGCGTGTGTATGTGTTGCCTAACAACTACTTTGATGATTATGATGAGGATGAATATGATGAGGATGAATATGATGATTATGAAGCTGATGAAGATTTTGGTTACGGCTATGGTGACTTCCCCTTTAATTTGGAGCACCATATGAATGATGTTAATCCTGAAGCGCCCTTTGATCTGCCAGATG aagaagaagaagaagaagaagaagaagaagaagaagaagaagatgaggaagtggaagaagaagaagaagaagaggaagtggaagaagaagaagaagatgaggaagtggaagaagaagaagaagaagaagaagaagaagaagatgaggaagtggaagaagaagaagaagatgaggaagtggaagaaGATGAGGAAGTGGACGACTGCCCTTCCTTTGGAACTGATGAAGAGTACGATATAGTATATGACTCGGACGGCTATGAAAGCGAGGATTACTATTGA
- the LOC103845438 gene encoding probable E3 ubiquitin-protein ligase ARI3 isoform X5, whose translation MEEALAASLSTRSRAPQRPPSPPVVARCEGNSRGRGNTHETVTSVRRDDRNPNSKVGNASGSVRPSPGVTVLPAQSVAVGEGSSKVSGVKGSFRGDLMYRLYFKGLVSEETGTGKGKVSDVAAGFGVAICDQRDTLLFESKGQLVGRGANRQGAEIQALTIGLTEAWELGIKHVAIFCDSFPIFQYVRRSWTPKQKKIAMLMDDLKLIRQQFSFTQAVLVAGNEVKYAYKLARESIVSQATPQDNPRQAKVAARKEECLICFNDIDPERMFSIGKCSHRFCFQCVKQHVEVKLLHGMIPNCPHDKCKSEMVIDACGKLLTPKLGEMWKQRIKENAIPVTERVYCPYLKCSALMSKTKISESAKSLQSAYPASGVRRCVECRGLFCVDCKVPWHGKLSCAEYKKLHPNPPADDVKLKSLANNKMWRQCGKCQHMIELSQGCNHITCRCGHEFCYNCGGGWNKITGTCAKQCPTWDEAYIMRQDPAPARVYVLPNNYFDDYDEDEYDEDEYDDYEADEDFGYGYGDFPFNLEHHMNDVNPEAPFDLPDEEEEEEEDEEVEEEEEEEEVEEEEEDEEVEEEEEEEEEEEDEEVEEEEEDEEVEEDEEVDDCPSFGTDEEYDIVYDSDGYESEDYY comes from the exons ATGGAGGAGGCGCTCGCAGCTTCTCTCTCTACCCGATCTCGTGCTCCACAGCGCCCACCGTCGCCTCCCGTCGTCGCTAGGTGTGAAGGTAACTCGAGGGGAAGAGGGAATACCCACGAGACGGTCACTAGCGTACGGAGAGACGATCGAAACCCTAACAGTAAAGTAGGTAATGCTTCTGGTTCTGTGAGACCTTCTCCGGGAGTTACTGTTCTCCCGGCGCAATCAGTCGCCGTCGGGGAGGGGAGCTCGAAGGTTAGTGGCGTAAAGGGGAGTTTCAGGGGAGACTTGATGTATAGACTTTACTTCAAGGGTTTGGTGAGCGAGGAGACTGGGACTGGGAAGGGGAAGGTGAGTGACGTGGCGGCTGGGTTTGGGGTTGCTATTTGCGACCAGAGGGATACTCTGTTgtttgagtccaagggacagcTTGTTGGCCGTGGCGCGAATCGCCAGGGAGCGGAGATTCAGGCGTTGACAATAGGGTTGACCGAAGCATGGGAGCTGGGGATCAAACATGTTGCTATCTTCTGCGATTCTTTTCCCATCTTCCAATAC GTCAGGAGAAGCTGGACGCCTAAGCAAAAAAAGATTGCCATGCTAATGGATGATTTGAAACTGATCAGGCAACAATTCTCGTTTACTCAAGCTGTTCTGGTGGCTGGAAATGAAGTGAAATATGCTTATAAACTCGCTAGGGAGTCCATTGTTTCGCAAGCAACCCCTCAAGACAACCCCCGCCAAGCTAAAGTAGCTGCTAGGAAAGAAGAGTGTCTTATCTGTTTTAACGATATCGATCCTGAGCGCATGTTTTCTATCGGCAAATGCAGTCATCGGTTTTGCTTTCAGTGTGTGAAGCAACATGTAGAGGTGAAGCTGCTTCACGGAATGATTCCGAATTGTCCTCATGATAAATGCAAGTCTGAGATGGTGATCGATGCGTGTGGCAAGCTTTTGACTCCGAAATTGGGTGAAATGTGGAAGCAAAGGATCAAGGAGAACGCAATACCTGTCACCGAGAGAGTTTACTGTCCTTACCTGAAGTGTTCGGCTTTGATGTCCAAAACCAAGATATCTGAATCGGCCAAGAGCTTACAGTCTGCTTACCCTGCATCTGGAGTCAGGAGATGTGTCGAATGTCGTGGCCTTTTCTGTGTGGACTGTAAAGTCCCGTGGCATGGGAAGCTGTCATGCGCCGAGTACAAAAAACTGCATCCTAATCCTCCAGCAGATGATGTGAAGCTAAAGTCTCTGGCGAATAATAAAATGTGGCGCCAATGTGGTAAGTGCCAGCACATGATTGAACTTAGTCAAGGATGCAATCACATAACTTGCAG ATGTGGGCATGAGTTTTGCTACAACTGTGGAGGAGGATGGAACAAAATAACAGGGACTTGTGCTAAGCAATGCCCGACCTGGGACGAAGCATACATCATGCGTCAAGATCCAGCTCCAGCGCGTGTGTATGTGTTGCCTAACAACTACTTTGATGATTATGATGAGGATGAATATGATGAGGATGAATATGATGATTATGAAGCTGATGAAGATTTTGGTTACGGCTATGGTGACTTCCCCTTTAATTTGGAGCACCATATGAATGATGTTAATCCTGAAGCGCCCTTTGATCTGCCAGATG aagaagaagaagaagaagaagatgaggaagtggaagaagaagaagaagaagaggaagtggaagaagaagaagaagatgaggaagtggaagaagaagaagaagaagaagaagaagaagaagatgaggaagtggaagaagaagaagaagatgaggaagtggaagaaGATGAGGAAGTGGACGACTGCCCTTCCTTTGGAACTGATGAAGAGTACGATATAGTATATGACTCGGACGGCTATGAAAGCGAGGATTACTATTGA
- the LOC103845438 gene encoding uncharacterized protein LOC103845438 isoform X4, with protein sequence MEEALAASLSTRSRAPQRPPSPPVVARCEGNSRGRGNTHETVTSVRRDDRNPNSKVGNASGSVRPSPGVTVLPAQSVAVGEGSSKVSGVKGSFRGDLMYRLYFKGLVSEETGTGKGKVSDVAAGFGVAICDQRDTLLFESKGQLVGRGANRQGAEIQALTIGLTEAWELGIKHVAIFCDSFPIFQYVRRSWTPKQKKIAMLMDDLKLIRQQFSFTQAVLVAGNEVKYAYKLARESIVSQATPQDNPRQAKVAARKEECLICFNDIDPERMFSIGKCSHRFCFQCVKQHVEVKLLHGMIPNCPHDKCKSEMVIDACGKLLTPKLGEMWKQRIKENAIPVTERVYCPYLKCSALMSKTKISESAKSLQSAYPASGVRRCVECRGLFCVDCKVPWHGKLSCAEYKKLHPNPPADDVKLKSLANNKMWRQCGKCQHMIELSQGCNHITCRCGHEFCYNCGGGWNKITGTCAKQCPTWDEAYIMRQDPAPARVYVLPNNYFDDYDEDEYDEDEYDDYEADEDFGYGYGDFPFNLEHHMNDVNPEAPFDLPDEEEEEEEEDEEVEEEEEEEEVEEEEEDEEVEEEEEEEEEEEDEEVEEEEEDEEVEEDEEVDDCPSFGTDEEYDIVYDSDGYESEDYY encoded by the exons ATGGAGGAGGCGCTCGCAGCTTCTCTCTCTACCCGATCTCGTGCTCCACAGCGCCCACCGTCGCCTCCCGTCGTCGCTAGGTGTGAAGGTAACTCGAGGGGAAGAGGGAATACCCACGAGACGGTCACTAGCGTACGGAGAGACGATCGAAACCCTAACAGTAAAGTAGGTAATGCTTCTGGTTCTGTGAGACCTTCTCCGGGAGTTACTGTTCTCCCGGCGCAATCAGTCGCCGTCGGGGAGGGGAGCTCGAAGGTTAGTGGCGTAAAGGGGAGTTTCAGGGGAGACTTGATGTATAGACTTTACTTCAAGGGTTTGGTGAGCGAGGAGACTGGGACTGGGAAGGGGAAGGTGAGTGACGTGGCGGCTGGGTTTGGGGTTGCTATTTGCGACCAGAGGGATACTCTGTTgtttgagtccaagggacagcTTGTTGGCCGTGGCGCGAATCGCCAGGGAGCGGAGATTCAGGCGTTGACAATAGGGTTGACCGAAGCATGGGAGCTGGGGATCAAACATGTTGCTATCTTCTGCGATTCTTTTCCCATCTTCCAATAC GTCAGGAGAAGCTGGACGCCTAAGCAAAAAAAGATTGCCATGCTAATGGATGATTTGAAACTGATCAGGCAACAATTCTCGTTTACTCAAGCTGTTCTGGTGGCTGGAAATGAAGTGAAATATGCTTATAAACTCGCTAGGGAGTCCATTGTTTCGCAAGCAACCCCTCAAGACAACCCCCGCCAAGCTAAAGTAGCTGCTAGGAAAGAAGAGTGTCTTATCTGTTTTAACGATATCGATCCTGAGCGCATGTTTTCTATCGGCAAATGCAGTCATCGGTTTTGCTTTCAGTGTGTGAAGCAACATGTAGAGGTGAAGCTGCTTCACGGAATGATTCCGAATTGTCCTCATGATAAATGCAAGTCTGAGATGGTGATCGATGCGTGTGGCAAGCTTTTGACTCCGAAATTGGGTGAAATGTGGAAGCAAAGGATCAAGGAGAACGCAATACCTGTCACCGAGAGAGTTTACTGTCCTTACCTGAAGTGTTCGGCTTTGATGTCCAAAACCAAGATATCTGAATCGGCCAAGAGCTTACAGTCTGCTTACCCTGCATCTGGAGTCAGGAGATGTGTCGAATGTCGTGGCCTTTTCTGTGTGGACTGTAAAGTCCCGTGGCATGGGAAGCTGTCATGCGCCGAGTACAAAAAACTGCATCCTAATCCTCCAGCAGATGATGTGAAGCTAAAGTCTCTGGCGAATAATAAAATGTGGCGCCAATGTGGTAAGTGCCAGCACATGATTGAACTTAGTCAAGGATGCAATCACATAACTTGCAG ATGTGGGCATGAGTTTTGCTACAACTGTGGAGGAGGATGGAACAAAATAACAGGGACTTGTGCTAAGCAATGCCCGACCTGGGACGAAGCATACATCATGCGTCAAGATCCAGCTCCAGCGCGTGTGTATGTGTTGCCTAACAACTACTTTGATGATTATGATGAGGATGAATATGATGAGGATGAATATGATGATTATGAAGCTGATGAAGATTTTGGTTACGGCTATGGTGACTTCCCCTTTAATTTGGAGCACCATATGAATGATGTTAATCCTGAAGCGCCCTTTGATCTGCCAGATG aagaagaagaagaagaagaagaagatgaggaagtggaagaagaagaagaagaagaggaagtggaagaagaagaagaagatgaggaagtggaagaagaagaagaagaagaagaagaagaagaagatgaggaagtggaagaagaagaagaagatgaggaagtggaagaaGATGAGGAAGTGGACGACTGCCCTTCCTTTGGAACTGATGAAGAGTACGATATAGTATATGACTCGGACGGCTATGAAAGCGAGGATTACTATTGA